The Primulina eburnea isolate SZY01 chromosome 13, ASM2296580v1, whole genome shotgun sequence genome includes a region encoding these proteins:
- the LOC140808853 gene encoding serine--glyoxylate aminotransferase, producing the protein MDYVNGPGRNHLFVPGPVNIPEQILRAMNRNNEDYRSPAIPALTKTLLEDVKKIFKTTSGTSFIIPTTGTGAWESALTNTLSPGDRIVSFLIGQFSLLWIDQQQRLNFNVDVVESEWGQGANLDVLASKIAEDKAHTIKAICIVHNETATGVTNNLATVRKILDNYQHPALFLVDGVSSICALDFRMDEWGIDVALTGSQKALSLPTGLGILCASPKAIEASKTAKSLRVFFDWKDYLKFYKLGTYWPYTPSVQLLYGLRAALDLVFEEGLDNVIARHSRLGKATRLAVEAWGLKNCTQKEEWYSDTVTAVVVPSYIDSSEIVRRAWKRYNLSLGLGLNKVAGKVFRIGHLGNVNDLQLLGCLAGVEMILKDVGYPVKLGSGVAAACAFLQNSIPMIPSRI; encoded by the exons ATGGACTATGTCAATGGACCAGGAAGAAACCACCTCTTTGTTCCGGGGCCTGTCAATATCCCGGAACAAATCCTTCGTGCCATGAACCGAAACAATGAAGATTACCGCTCTCCAGCTATTCCAGCACTTACAAAGACTCTGCTGGAGGATGTGAAGAAGATTTTTAAGACCACTTCTGGGACCTCTTTTATCATCCCCACGACAG GCACTGGTGCGTGGGAAAGTGCACTAACAAACACTTTGTCTCCTGGTGATCGAATTGTGTCTTTTCTGATTGGTCAGTTCAGTTTGCTCTGGATTGATCAACAGCAACGCCTCAACTTCAATGTAGATGTTGTTGAAAGTGAATGGGGTCAAGGTGCTAACCTTGATGTTTTAGCCTCAAAAATAGCAGAAGATAAGGCTCATACAATTAAGGCCATTTGCATTGTGCACAATGAGACAGCAACTGGAGTTACTAATAACTTGGCTACTGTAAGAAAAATACTTG ATAACTACCAACATCCAGCACTCTTTCTAGTGGATGGAGTGTCCTCCATTTGTGCACTTGATTTCCGCATGGACGAGTGGGGTATTGACGTGGCTCTTACCGGTTCACAGAAAGCTCTCTCACTTCCAACGGGTTTGGGAATCCTTTGCGCAAGCCCCAAGGCTATAGAGGCCTCTAAAACTGCAAAATCACTCAGAGTTTTCTTTGACTGGAAAGACTACTTGAAGTTCTATAAGTTGGGAACATATTGGCCTTACACCCCTTCTGTCCAACTTCTCTATGGGCTAAGAGCAGCGTTGGATCTCGTTTTCGAGGAGGGGCTTGACAACGTTATTGCAAGGCATAGTCGTCTTGGCAAAGCAACAAG ACTTGCAGTGGAAGCATGGGGATTGAAGAACTGCACCCAAAAGGAAGAATGGTACAGTGACACAGTAACTGCTGTGGTTGTTCCATCATACATAGACAGCTCGGAGATAGTAAGACGGGCATGGAAGCGTTACAACCTTAGTTTAGGCCTTGGACTCAACAAGGTTGCAGGGAAGGTTTTCAGAATCGGTCATCTTGGAAACGTCAACGAT TTGCAACTATTAGGTTGTCTTGCTGGGGTGGAGATGATACTCAAGGACGTCGGTTATCCAGTGAAGCTCGGTAGCGGGGTGGCGGCTGCCTGTGCATTCTTACAAAACTCAATTCCCATGATTCCTTCAAGGATTTGA